In Gammaproteobacteria bacterium, one DNA window encodes the following:
- a CDS encoding DNA gyrase inhibitor YacG: protein MQQRTVNCPQCGKKIVWEPASRFRPFCSERCKTNDLSQWSQESYRIPESEKDPHDNPNTEPL from the coding sequence ATGCAACAGCGCACCGTTAACTGCCCGCAATGCGGTAAGAAAATAGTCTGGGAACCGGCAAGCCGTTTCCGTCCCTTTTGTTCGGAACGGTGCAAAACAAATGACTTGTCACAATGGTCGCAAGAATCTTACCGGATTCCTGAGTCTGAAAAAGATCCGCACGATAATCCCAACACTGAGCCGCTATGA
- a CDS encoding RNA polymerase sigma factor: protein MATRQELSDFLIETEKRAYKQALFAVHDEHMALDIVQDSMMKLTASYAANPVEELPLLFQRILQNTIRDHYRRQKIRSLWTTLFSAFTPNDHDSNQEDFDILETLPIKQVSNDPDAQLERTQLINLIEKAMEILPPRQREAFVLRYWEEMSLAETAEIMKCSEGSVKTHCSRAVHTLATILKEKGVKL from the coding sequence CTGGCAACTCGACAAGAACTATCAGATTTTCTGATTGAAACCGAGAAGCGCGCCTATAAACAAGCCTTGTTCGCGGTTCATGACGAACACATGGCGTTGGATATTGTGCAGGATTCCATGATGAAACTCACCGCAAGTTATGCCGCAAATCCGGTGGAAGAATTGCCGCTTTTGTTTCAGCGTATTCTGCAAAACACCATCCGCGATCATTACCGCCGACAGAAAATCCGTTCGCTCTGGACAACATTATTTTCCGCGTTCACACCGAATGATCATGACAGCAATCAAGAAGACTTCGATATTCTCGAAACTTTGCCGATAAAGCAGGTATCGAACGATCCGGACGCTCAGCTCGAAAGAACACAACTGATTAATTTAATAGAGAAAGCCATGGAAATTCTCCCGCCACGTCAACGCGAAGCCTTTGTACTGCGTTACTGGGAAGAAATGAGTTTGGCGGAAACTGCCGAGATCATGAAGTGTTCCGAGGGCAGCGTGAAAACACATTGCTCTCGCGCAGTTCATACATTGGCTACAATACTCAAAGAGAAAGGAGTGAAATTATGA
- a CDS encoding DUF3619 family protein, with amino-acid sequence MNEQEFGKEIANLLDQSADQTIKQSTLYRLQAARRAALENCQPALNIIQSGSGTSVYGKHGGHYYLGKALLLITVLLVLMNIVYSQFWENDKYAAIDTMILADDLPIDAYITNEFDEWLDID; translated from the coding sequence ATGAACGAGCAAGAATTTGGAAAAGAAATTGCTAATTTGCTGGATCAGTCCGCTGACCAGACGATCAAACAAAGTACTTTGTACCGGTTGCAAGCAGCTCGTCGTGCAGCTTTGGAAAATTGCCAGCCCGCCTTGAATATTATCCAATCAGGCAGCGGCACTTCCGTATACGGCAAACACGGCGGACATTATTACTTGGGCAAAGCGTTACTATTGATCACCGTATTGCTGGTTCTAATGAATATCGTTTACTCCCAATTCTGGGAAAATGATAAATACGCGGCTATCGATACCATGATACTGGCCGATGATTTACCGATAGATGCATACATAACCAATGAGTTTGATGAATGGCTGGATATCGATTAA
- a CDS encoding DUF3106 domain-containing protein, translating into MAGYRLIIFGLLFLLSFDALCESELSKPRWSELKPQQQKILEPLAQSWNAMDTARKKKWLGVAKRYPKMTPQEQQRIQSQMQNWNSLTSEQRQQARERYKKMEQLPAQKRKEIKQRWYEYEHLPGKT; encoded by the coding sequence ATGGCTGGATATCGATTAATCATATTCGGGTTATTATTTTTACTCTCTTTTGATGCCTTATGTGAATCTGAGCTCAGTAAGCCTCGATGGAGTGAATTAAAACCGCAGCAGCAAAAAATTCTTGAGCCGTTGGCTCAGAGTTGGAACGCCATGGACACCGCAAGAAAGAAAAAATGGCTGGGTGTCGCAAAACGTTATCCCAAAATGACGCCTCAAGAGCAGCAACGTATTCAATCGCAAATGCAGAACTGGAATTCTTTGACTTCAGAGCAACGCCAGCAAGCGCGTGAACGGTATAAAAAAATGGAGCAACTGCCAGCTCAGAAACGCAAGGAAATCAAACAGCGCTGGTATGAATACGAGCATCTGCCAGGAAAAACCTGA
- a CDS encoding ABC transporter ATP-binding protein — protein MQQMPYLSLNNLPSTWIDGLSSQLAHEENILAWLEIDLDRQLHFATGLIIVTDQRLLAKMTDDETWQAWSYQPGLLLTQRDHAGVGCLELFDQHARLGFWRYRLDNAMAVNRLIECFTQQLEYRLNGNLPESSPASIQCSNCGAFLPPEQDECPFCEKQSHTPPSTWTLLRLWRFAKPYKGRLLIGFLLTLCSTAATLVPPYLTMPLMDNVLIPYQNGQPINIDLATFYLSGLLGAAVLAWMLGWARTYMLALVSERIGADLRTTTYEHLLHLSQEYFGGKRTGDLMARIGAETDRINLFISLHLLDFATDVIMICMTAIILVSINPWLALVTLIPLPIIAWLIHLVRDRLRIGFEKVDRIWAEVNNVLADTIPGIRVVKAFAQEKREAARFHAANQRNLQINDRVNKVWSLFTPTVTLLTEIGLLVVWVFGIWQISKDEITVGVLTAFLAYIGRFYIRLDSMSRIVSITQKAAAGTKRIFDILDHVSSVPEPANPVHLPTIQGQIELRHVGFRYGTRSITHDINLVIKPGEMIGLVGHSGSGKSTLVNLICRFYDVTEGTILVDGHDIRTLPVAEYRKHIGLVLQEPFLFFGTIAENIAYGKPDASRAEIVAAARAAHAHEFILRLPHGYDSLVGERGQALSGGERQRISIARALLINPRILILDEATSSVDTTTEKVIQKALDNLVRGRTTIAIAHRLSTLREANRLIVLDRGKIVEIGNHAELMAREGYYYRLYLAQARNVDTEDRPAAPAMEHSIAGDMK, from the coding sequence ATGCAGCAGATGCCTTATTTATCGCTTAACAACTTGCCCTCAACATGGATTGACGGGCTTTCTTCGCAATTAGCCCATGAGGAAAACATTCTCGCCTGGCTTGAAATCGATTTAGATCGCCAGTTGCATTTTGCCACGGGCCTAATAATTGTGACCGACCAACGCCTGCTGGCCAAAATGACAGATGATGAAACTTGGCAAGCCTGGTCTTATCAACCGGGATTATTGCTGACACAGCGCGATCATGCCGGTGTCGGTTGTCTGGAGTTGTTTGATCAGCATGCACGGCTGGGCTTTTGGCGTTACCGCTTGGATAACGCTATGGCTGTCAATCGATTGATTGAATGCTTCACGCAGCAACTTGAGTATCGTCTGAACGGCAATCTGCCGGAATCATCGCCAGCATCGATTCAATGTTCTAATTGCGGCGCTTTCCTGCCACCCGAACAAGATGAATGTCCGTTCTGCGAGAAACAAAGCCATACCCCGCCTTCCACCTGGACACTGCTGCGTTTATGGCGTTTCGCCAAGCCTTACAAGGGGCGTTTGCTGATCGGTTTTCTGCTGACTTTGTGCAGCACGGCCGCCACGCTGGTGCCGCCCTATTTGACCATGCCGCTGATGGATAACGTGTTGATTCCCTATCAGAACGGCCAGCCGATCAATATCGATTTAGCAACCTTTTATTTATCCGGTTTGCTGGGTGCGGCAGTTCTAGCCTGGATGCTCGGCTGGGCGCGAACCTACATGCTGGCACTGGTTTCGGAACGTATCGGCGCAGACTTACGTACCACCACTTACGAACATCTGCTGCATCTCTCACAAGAATATTTCGGCGGCAAGCGAACCGGCGACTTAATGGCGCGCATCGGCGCCGAAACCGACCGGATCAATCTGTTTATTTCGTTGCATTTACTCGATTTCGCCACCGATGTCATCATGATTTGCATGACTGCCATCATTCTGGTATCGATCAATCCCTGGCTGGCCCTGGTGACACTGATACCGCTGCCGATCATCGCTTGGCTGATTCATTTGGTGCGCGACCGCTTGCGCATCGGCTTTGAAAAGGTGGATCGCATTTGGGCCGAAGTAAACAATGTGCTCGCGGATACCATTCCGGGTATCCGGGTGGTCAAAGCATTCGCGCAGGAAAAACGGGAAGCTGCTCGTTTTCATGCGGCAAATCAGCGTAACTTGCAAATTAACGATCGCGTTAACAAAGTCTGGTCATTATTCACACCGACCGTTACCTTGCTGACCGAAATCGGCTTATTGGTGGTCTGGGTGTTCGGCATTTGGCAGATCTCCAAGGATGAGATCACCGTCGGTGTGCTGACCGCGTTTCTTGCCTACATTGGCCGTTTTTACATCCGGCTCGATTCCATGAGCCGCATCGTATCGATCACGCAAAAAGCTGCTGCCGGCACCAAACGCATCTTCGATATCCTCGACCATGTTTCCAGCGTTCCGGAACCTGCCAATCCCGTGCATTTGCCGACAATTCAAGGACAAATTGAGTTGCGTCACGTCGGTTTCCGCTATGGAACGCGCAGCATCACGCACGACATCAATCTGGTGATCAAACCCGGAGAAATGATCGGCCTTGTCGGGCACAGCGGCTCGGGTAAAAGCACGCTGGTTAACTTGATCTGCCGTTTTTACGATGTCACGGAAGGCACTATTCTGGTCGACGGACACGATATCCGCACGCTACCGGTTGCGGAATACCGCAAGCATATTGGTTTGGTGTTGCAGGAACCCTTTTTATTCTTCGGCACCATCGCGGAAAACATCGCTTACGGCAAACCGGATGCAAGCCGGGCGGAGATTGTCGCCGCGGCCCGTGCCGCGCATGCGCACGAGTTCATTTTGCGATTGCCGCACGGCTACGATTCGCTCGTCGGCGAACGCGGCCAGGCATTGTCGGGCGGCGAACGCCAGCGCATTTCCATCGCCCGCGCCCTGCTGATCAATCCGCGTATTCTGATTCTGGATGAAGCCACTTCCTCGGTGGACACAACCACTGAAAAAGTCATCCAGAAAGCATTGGACAATCTGGTGCGCGGCCGCACCACGATCGCAATCGCACACCGTTTATCTACTTTGCGCGAAGCCAATCGCCTGATCGTGCTGGATCGCGGCAAAATCGTCGAAATCGGCAACCATGCCGAATTGATGGCGCGCGAAGGCTACTATTATCGTCTGTATCTGGCGCAAGCGCGCAATGTCGATACCGAAGACCGGCCAGCAGCACCCGCCATGGAACACAGTATTGCAGGTGACATGAAATGA
- a CDS encoding DUF1854 domain-containing protein produces MSNAVDYQLTRNSYGRLVFIDQSGAVHEGIIPVRSFPITDPEQGIALMDTHGHELAWIERLDDLPEEYGTLIKSELASREFMPEIKRITKVSSFITPSTWQVETDRGETAFILKGEEDIRRLTVSSFMITDSHGIHFLIRDRAALDRPSIKLLDHFL; encoded by the coding sequence ATGAGTAACGCCGTCGATTATCAATTAACCCGGAATTCTTACGGCCGCCTGGTTTTTATCGATCAATCCGGTGCCGTGCACGAAGGGATAATTCCCGTAAGATCGTTTCCGATCACCGATCCGGAGCAAGGCATCGCGCTCATGGATACGCATGGTCATGAATTAGCATGGATCGAACGTCTCGATGATCTACCGGAAGAATATGGCACGCTGATCAAATCCGAGCTGGCGAGCCGGGAGTTCATGCCGGAGATCAAACGCATCACGAAAGTTTCGAGTTTTATCACACCGAGCACCTGGCAAGTCGAAACGGATCGCGGCGAAACTGCGTTTATTCTGAAAGGTGAAGAGGATATCCGCCGTCTAACGGTGTCGTCGTTCATGATCACGGATAGCCATGGCATCCATTTCCTGATCCGGGATCGCGCGGCACTGGATCGTCCTAGCATTAAATT